From the Streptomyces sp. Tu 2975 genome, one window contains:
- a CDS encoding TetR/AcrR family transcriptional regulator: MSDAAITLFLEHGFNQVSVAQVAEAAEVSKRTLFAYFPTKEDLVVHRLADHETEIARVVRARPPRTAPLAAVREHFLQGLRERDPITGLNDHPQVRRVHRMILDAPSLVARMERFKTGAERALTQTLRETAGIPELTARLAAVQIVAVHWALAQDNAQRLAHGEPADERCAGAVADAEHAFTLLENGLRHLA, encoded by the coding sequence GTGTCCGACGCGGCCATCACCCTGTTTCTCGAGCACGGCTTCAACCAGGTCTCGGTGGCCCAAGTGGCGGAGGCGGCCGAGGTGTCCAAGCGGACCCTCTTCGCCTACTTCCCGACGAAGGAAGATCTCGTGGTGCATCGCCTCGCCGACCACGAGACCGAGATCGCCCGCGTCGTGCGGGCTCGCCCGCCCCGCACCGCCCCGCTCGCCGCAGTGCGCGAGCACTTCCTGCAAGGGTTGCGCGAGCGGGACCCGATCACCGGGCTCAACGACCACCCACAGGTGCGGAGGGTCCACCGGATGATCCTCGACGCGCCCTCACTCGTGGCGCGGATGGAACGGTTCAAGACCGGCGCCGAACGGGCACTCACTCAAACTCTGCGTGAAACCGCCGGCATCCCGGAACTCACGGCCCGGTTGGCAGCCGTCCAGATCGTCGCGGTCCACTGGGCGCTGGCACAGGACAACGCCCAACGCCTGGCGCACGGCGAGCCGGCCGACGAGCGCTGTGCGGGGGCGGTGGCTGACGCCGAACATGCGTTCACGCTCCTGGAGAACGGATTGCGGCACCTGGCCTGA
- a CDS encoding DUF4386 domain-containing protein produces MWHRPDVIEPYAARGPQRTTPAAAAARTRPGEDPGLRNAYEEAADSDTASFVTAGETLVAVHDWTFLMGPDVILGANSLMPAWLMFRARPVPRFIAVLGLADGGAICMSATAVMSGLYEQISVAGSVAAIPVFAWDVCLAVRLIAKGFEPAALLHRESEGESRVTPHAATGHAPSRARRL; encoded by the coding sequence ATGTGGCACCGACCCGACGTCATCGAGCCTTACGCGGCGCGTGGTCCGCAGAGAACCACCCCTGCTGCCGCAGCCGCTCGAACCCGTCCAGGAGAAGATCCAGGGCTGCGGAACGCCTACGAGGAAGCGGCGGACAGCGACACCGCCTCGTTCGTCACCGCCGGCGAGACCCTCGTGGCCGTCCACGACTGGACGTTCCTCATGGGGCCCGACGTCATCCTGGGGGCGAACTCGCTGATGCCGGCATGGTTGATGTTCCGCGCCAGGCCAGTCCCACGGTTCATCGCCGTCTTGGGGCTCGCAGACGGCGGGGCGATCTGCATGTCGGCGACGGCAGTGATGTCCGGGCTGTACGAGCAGATCTCCGTGGCGGGGTCGGTCGCGGCGATCCCCGTGTTCGCGTGGGACGTGTGTCTTGCCGTCCGGCTCATCGCCAAGGGGTTCGAACCGGCTGCCCTCCTCCACAGGGAGAGCGAGGGCGAGAGCCGCGTCACCCCGCACGCCGCCACGGGTCACGCACCGTCACGAGCGAGGAGGCTCTGA
- a CDS encoding alpha/beta fold hydrolase produces MNISGPAAGRRRGAALIAAVVTCSTVLTGPDLAVAGGTPTPSVPAPALDWRPCVDDGRFDCATAEVPLDHRNPRGRTIELAVVKHKATGPGRRIGTLFHNPGGPGGPGTVQMPQNYERFPREVRERFDVVSWDPRGVGNSTAVNCFASPEEAEAWNAGRPVGLPVGEQQRTAWITAYKDLARRCQQRDPELLRHVSTADTARDLDQLRRAVGDPQLTYLGISYGTILGATYANLFPDKVRAMVLDSDIDPQAWTNHASDEEPRLTTFLRMGADLGAAGILEQFLVLCGSTTTARCAFSADSPQATKKKWDELMQRLRERPVGEWTYGRTVADVVSGLDIVHPGWTELAGRLQDLWQGRVPRPPSSLPAPPVPVPYTGEEQGAAVLCSDSPNPRDPGVYQALEEAAAVRAGDAGRFWTWAAEPCATWPAVAADRYRGPWNKPTAHPLLVVGTTYDPATPYRGAQAMAKELADARLLTHDGYGHTALLNPSGCVNEHASRYLIDGTLPPVGTVCRPDTPPFAAPKPSGGVATGGGATADSGHGSAVRGDEHVGWSSWEKAGEGVRASSLVTVRDPWRRAG; encoded by the coding sequence ATGAACATATCTGGGCCCGCAGCCGGACGTCGGCGTGGCGCCGCGCTCATCGCCGCGGTGGTGACCTGCTCGACGGTGCTGACCGGACCGGACCTCGCCGTGGCCGGCGGTACGCCGACACCTTCGGTACCCGCCCCCGCGCTGGACTGGAGGCCGTGCGTCGACGACGGCCGGTTCGACTGCGCGACCGCCGAGGTGCCGCTGGACCACCGGAACCCCCGCGGTCGCACCATCGAACTGGCGGTCGTGAAACACAAGGCAACCGGCCCAGGACGGCGCATCGGAACCCTGTTCCACAACCCCGGCGGACCCGGCGGGCCCGGAACGGTGCAGATGCCACAGAACTACGAGCGCTTCCCGCGCGAGGTCCGGGAGCGGTTCGACGTAGTCAGCTGGGACCCACGCGGAGTCGGCAACAGCACCGCGGTGAACTGCTTCGCGAGTCCCGAGGAAGCCGAAGCGTGGAACGCGGGCAGGCCGGTCGGTCTTCCGGTGGGCGAACAGCAGCGGACGGCCTGGATCACCGCCTACAAGGATCTGGCCCGGCGCTGTCAGCAGCGGGACCCCGAGCTCCTGCGTCATGTGTCCACCGCCGACACCGCTCGCGACCTCGACCAGCTCCGCCGAGCGGTGGGTGACCCGCAACTCACCTACCTCGGAATCTCCTACGGCACGATCCTGGGCGCCACCTACGCCAACCTCTTCCCCGACAAGGTCCGCGCCATGGTCCTCGACAGCGACATCGACCCGCAGGCCTGGACGAACCACGCCTCCGACGAGGAACCCCGGCTCACCACATTCCTGCGCATGGGCGCAGACCTCGGCGCCGCCGGGATCCTGGAGCAGTTCCTCGTCCTGTGCGGCTCCACCACCACGGCCCGCTGCGCCTTCTCCGCCGACAGTCCGCAAGCCACGAAGAAGAAGTGGGACGAGCTGATGCAGCGCCTCCGGGAGCGTCCGGTGGGCGAGTGGACCTACGGCAGGACGGTCGCCGACGTGGTGAGCGGCCTCGACATCGTCCACCCCGGATGGACGGAGCTTGCCGGCAGGCTGCAGGACCTCTGGCAGGGCCGCGTACCGCGGCCGCCCTCATCCCTGCCCGCGCCACCGGTCCCGGTTCCGTACACGGGTGAGGAACAGGGCGCTGCGGTGCTCTGCTCCGACAGCCCCAATCCGCGTGATCCCGGCGTCTACCAAGCCTTGGAGGAGGCCGCCGCCGTCCGCGCGGGCGACGCCGGACGCTTCTGGACCTGGGCCGCCGAGCCGTGTGCCACCTGGCCGGCCGTTGCGGCCGACCGCTACCGCGGCCCGTGGAACAAGCCGACGGCGCACCCTCTCCTTGTGGTCGGCACCACCTACGACCCCGCGACTCCCTACCGGGGCGCGCAGGCCATGGCCAAGGAACTGGCCGACGCCCGTCTGCTCACCCACGACGGGTACGGGCACACCGCACTGCTCAACCCCAGCGGTTGCGTCAACGAGCACGCGAGTCGCTATCTCATCGACGGCACGCTCCCTCCGGTCGGAACCGTGTGCCGACCGGACACGCCGCCCTTTGCCGCACCCAAGCCGAGCGGCGGCGTCGCCACCGGCGGCGGAGCGACGGCGGATTCCGGTCACGGTTCCGCCGTCCGCGGCGACGAGCACGTCGGTTGGTCCTCCTGGGAGAAAGCCGGCGAGGGAGTCAGAGCCTCCTCGCTCGTGACGGTGCGTGACCCGTGGCGGCGTGCGGGGTGA
- a CDS encoding right-handed parallel beta-helix repeat-containing protein, giving the protein MSNSKAPAALAAVVLAMTANLVAPASSTAAPPADGPAAFTVDTTSDAVDADPADGRCRAASGACSLRAAVMAANARPGSTITLPPGRYRLTIPPDPRLIIGDHPDPTTGDLNIDAPTTIQGSGARSTVIDADGLDRVFRMRADTRLSDLTVTGGSAKQRELPFTDTGGGGIANEQHMTLRRVAVSGNSAGYGGGIFNIPDSHLDLIDSTVSGNSAGEAGGIRFDDSGTVTNSTIADNRVTDPGDRPGSLGGYGGGIDIRGLGPVEILNSTITGNRSSDGGGGINIAPAYLDSLPRPIPDIIDLPLGRLTLRNSIVANNTVNGTEDDCEKAFATIASRGHNIDSDGSCRLTAEGDLPSRTPLLGPLADNGGPTDTAALLPGSPALNAAADCPATDQRGVARPQGGACDIGAYEHTP; this is encoded by the coding sequence ATGAGCAACTCGAAAGCTCCGGCGGCACTGGCGGCCGTCGTCCTCGCCATGACGGCGAACCTCGTCGCTCCCGCTTCCAGCACCGCCGCGCCCCCGGCCGACGGGCCGGCGGCATTCACCGTGGACACCACGTCCGACGCGGTCGACGCCGACCCGGCGGACGGCCGGTGCCGCGCCGCGTCGGGCGCGTGCAGCCTGCGTGCCGCGGTGATGGCCGCCAACGCCCGGCCGGGCAGCACCATCACGCTGCCTCCCGGCCGCTACCGGCTGACCATCCCGCCCGACCCCCGGCTCATCATCGGCGACCATCCCGACCCGACCACGGGCGACCTGAACATCGATGCGCCCACCACGATCCAGGGCTCCGGCGCCCGGAGCACCGTCATCGACGCCGACGGACTGGACCGAGTCTTCCGCATGCGGGCCGACACCCGGCTGTCCGATCTGACGGTCACCGGAGGATCGGCCAAGCAGCGAGAGCTGCCCTTCACCGACACCGGTGGCGGCGGCATCGCCAACGAACAGCACATGACCCTGCGAAGAGTTGCCGTGAGCGGGAACTCCGCCGGTTACGGTGGCGGCATCTTCAACATCCCCGACTCCCACCTGGACCTGATCGACAGCACCGTCAGCGGGAACAGCGCGGGAGAGGCCGGCGGCATCAGGTTCGACGACAGCGGCACCGTGACCAACTCGACGATCGCCGACAACCGGGTGACGGACCCCGGTGACCGTCCCGGCAGTCTCGGCGGTTACGGCGGCGGCATCGACATCCGCGGCCTGGGACCGGTGGAGATCCTCAACTCGACCATCACCGGAAACCGTTCCAGCGACGGCGGTGGTGGGATCAACATCGCCCCCGCCTACCTCGACAGCCTGCCCCGGCCGATCCCTGACATCATCGATCTGCCCCTGGGGCGTCTGACCCTGCGCAACTCCATCGTCGCGAACAACACCGTCAACGGCACGGAAGACGACTGCGAGAAGGCCTTCGCGACCATCGCGTCGCGAGGTCACAACATCGACAGCGACGGCAGTTGCCGGCTCACCGCCGAAGGTGATCTGCCAAGCCGTACCCCGCTGCTGGGACCGCTCGCCGACAACGGCGGCCCCACGGACACTGCCGCGCTGCTGCCGGGCAGTCCCGCCCTGAACGCGGCCGCCGACTGCCCGGCCACCGACCAGCGTGGTGTCGCCCGCCCCCAAGGCGGCGCCTGCGACATCGGCGCCTATGAGCACACGCCATGA
- a CDS encoding phenylacetate--CoA ligase family protein, whose translation MRTTFTLLRDGRRAVRQGPAALADRQRERLATMVDFARARSPYYRELYRSLPERVEHPALLPVTRKEDLMARFDDWVTDPEATLEGVRDFIADPARVGEPFLGKYLVSTTSGTTGHRGVFLLDDQAAAVVRALSLRAARRTLTPSLAARMLVHGMRSAHIVATSGHLAANAVIARSRASGRLHARGSRVLSVHSPLPELVDQLNKYRPVLLGGYAAVIALLAGEQLAGRLRIAPAVVSLVAEGLSDREHRRVSSAFGAHVVNTYACNESLALGYGCRFGWLHTHSDWLILEPVDADHRPVPPGQESFTVLLTTLGRWAQPILRYDLGDSVLWRPDPCPCGDPLPAVRVRGRAADLLSFPRRDGGTARIVPMAFETLLESLPDIDRFQIVQTTSTTLRVRIRPAAGADQDRLWSAVRTGLTALLTDHGTDRVRIERAHEPPEQSPGGKYRVVIPCP comes from the coding sequence ATGAGAACCACGTTCACCTTGCTCCGCGACGGGCGCCGCGCTGTCCGGCAGGGCCCGGCCGCCCTGGCGGACCGACAGCGGGAGCGCCTGGCCACCATGGTCGACTTCGCCCGTGCCCGCTCCCCGTACTACCGCGAGCTGTACCGGTCGCTGCCGGAACGCGTGGAACACCCGGCCCTGCTCCCGGTGACACGCAAGGAGGACCTGATGGCCCGCTTCGACGACTGGGTCACCGACCCGGAGGCGACCCTCGAGGGCGTACGGGACTTCATCGCCGACCCCGCCCGGGTCGGCGAGCCCTTCCTCGGTAAGTACCTGGTCTCCACCACCTCCGGAACCACCGGGCACCGCGGTGTCTTCCTGCTCGACGACCAGGCGGCGGCGGTGGTCAGGGCCCTGTCGCTGCGAGCCGCCCGGCGCACCCTCACCCCGTCCCTGGCGGCGCGGATGCTCGTCCACGGAATGCGGTCGGCACACATCGTCGCCACCAGCGGCCATCTGGCCGCGAACGCCGTCATCGCCCGCTCGCGGGCGTCCGGCCGCCTGCACGCCCGCGGGAGCCGGGTCCTGTCGGTGCACAGTCCGCTGCCCGAACTGGTGGACCAGCTCAACAAGTACCGCCCCGTGCTGCTCGGCGGCTACGCCGCCGTGATCGCGCTGCTCGCCGGCGAGCAACTGGCCGGCCGTCTGCGCATCGCCCCGGCCGTCGTGTCCCTGGTCGCCGAAGGCCTCAGCGACCGTGAGCACCGGCGCGTCAGCTCCGCCTTCGGGGCGCATGTCGTCAACACCTACGCCTGCAACGAGAGCCTCGCCCTGGGATACGGCTGCCGGTTCGGGTGGCTGCACACCCACAGCGACTGGCTGATCCTGGAGCCTGTCGACGCCGACCACCGTCCCGTGCCCCCGGGCCAGGAGTCCTTCACCGTCCTGCTGACCACTCTGGGCCGGTGGGCGCAGCCGATCCTGCGCTACGACCTGGGCGACAGTGTCCTGTGGCGTCCGGACCCGTGTCCGTGCGGAGACCCGCTGCCGGCGGTCAGGGTCCGCGGTCGCGCCGCCGACCTGCTGTCCTTCCCGCGCCGGGACGGCGGGACCGCCCGCATCGTGCCCATGGCCTTCGAGACCCTCCTGGAGAGCCTTCCGGACATCGACCGGTTCCAGATCGTGCAGACGACGTCCACTACCCTTCGGGTTCGCATCCGGCCGGCCGCAGGAGCCGATCAGGACCGGCTGTGGAGCGCGGTGCGGACAGGGCTGACCGCCCTGCTCACCGACCACGGGACGGACCGGGTGAGGATCGAGCGCGCCCATGAACCGCCTGAGCAGTCCCCAGGGGGCAAGTACCGGGTGGTCATTCCCTGCCCGTGA